In Rattus rattus isolate New Zealand chromosome 3, Rrattus_CSIRO_v1, whole genome shotgun sequence, one genomic interval encodes:
- the Lrit3 gene encoding leucine-rich repeat, immunoglobulin-like domain and transmembrane domain-containing protein 3, with translation MWLFACLCLVLSFLGGVNCTCPSQCSCEYHGRHEGSGSRSVLCNDLDMNEVPTNFPVDTAKLRIEKTVVRRIPAEAFYYLVELQYLWLTYNSVASIETRSFYNLKQLHELRLDGNSLTAFPWVSLLDMPHLRTLDLHNNRITSVPNEAVRYLRNLTCLDLSSNRLTTLPPDFLDSWSHLAMTPSRRPDLPPKRIILGLQDNPWFCDCHISKVIELSKVADHAAVLLDPLMVCSEPEYLQGIAFQRVELEKCLKPSVMMSATKITSALGSNVLLRCDAKGYPTPQLMWTRSDSSPVNATVIQESPGEGVRWSILSLTGIMYRDAGDYSCKAKNLAGTSEAVVTVTVVGVATTTLSPDTSERSPGEHPEQNHPQPGLGRSTPPSKSPGLSYTSSHPTSSAAALSTSTLSPPPSSLPPIFSAASATTSVKTSISGSTVRTSHQPPLLHPGGKSNAKIENNGRKFPPLSASKKEELALMDQAAPMETNVTIKDLRVARETGASVTLTWNSSSSGSIQESAVTVLYSKSGEKDLLLVDADYGKNQATINGLEPGSQYVACVCPKGVGPREDQCITFSTNRVEGQDSQWSLLIVVTSTACVIVVPLICFLLYKVCKLQCTSDPFWEEDLSKETYIQFETLSPRSQSIGELWTRRHKDDGEKLLLCSRSSVDSQMNPKSDGRRAGFYC, from the exons GTCGGTGTTGTGTAACGACCTGGATATGAATGAAGTCCCAACAAACTTCCCCGTGGACACCGCGAAGCTCCGTATAGAGAAGACCGTGGTCCGCAGGATCCCCGCCGAGGCTTTCTACTACCTGGTGGAGCTGCAGTACCTCTGGCTGACTTACAACTCGGTGGCCAGCATAGAGACCAGGAGCTTCTACAACCTAAAGCAGCTGCACGAGTTGCGTTTGGATGGGAATTCTCTGACCGCGTTCCCGTGGGTGTCTCTGCTGGACATGCCCCACCTGAGGACGCTGGACTTGCACAATAACAGAATAACCAGTGTGCCAAACGAGGCGGTCAGATATCTCAGGAACCTTACCTGCTTGGATTTGTCAAGCAACAGACTAACCACACTGCCACCCGATTTCCTGGACAGCTGGTCTCATTTAGCAATGACACCTTCTAGAAGGCCGGACCTTCCACCGAAAAGAATTATTCTTG GTTTACAGGACAACCCTTGGTTCTGTGACTGTCACATTTCCAAAGTGATCGAGCTGTCTAAAGTCGCCGACCATGCCGCTGTGCTTCTTGATCCCCTGATGGTCTGCAGCGAGCCGGAGTACCTCCAAGGAATCGCGTTTCAGAGGGTGGAGTTGGAAAAGTGTCTGAAGCCGTCTGTGATGATGTCGGCCACCAAAATCACATCTGCTCTGGGGAGTAACGTTCTGCTGAGGTGTGACGCCAAAGGCTACCCCACCCCACAGCTGATGTGGACCCGATCCGACAGCTCGCCAGTTAACGCTACAG taatTCAGGAGTCTCCAGGAGAAGGAGTCAGATGGTCCATCTTAAGCTTGACTGGTATCATGTACAGGGACGCTGGGGATTACAGCTGTAAAGCCAAAAACCTGGCAGGGACGTCAGAGGCTGTGGTTACTGTGACAGTTGTCGGTGTTGCTACGACCACCCTATCACCAGATACTTCAGAAAGAAGCCCTGGAGAGCACCCTGAACAGAACCATCCCCAGCCTGGATTAGGAAGATCAACCCCTCCGTCTAAGTCGCCAGGACTCTCTTACACTTCTTCCCACCCCACTTCCTCAGCCGCCGCTCTCTCTACATCTacactgtctcctcctccctcctctttgcctcccaTCTTCTCAGCTGCTTCTGCAACCACCAGTGTAAAAACCAGCATCTCAGGAAGCACCGTCAGGACGAGCCACCAGCCACCCCTGCTCCACCCCGGTGGGAAAAGCAACGCAAAGATAGAGAACAACGGAAGGAAGTTTCCTCCACTCAGCGCAAGTAAGAAAGAAGAGTTGGCGTTGATGGATCAGGCAGCGCCAATGGAAACAAACGTCACTATCAAAGACCTCAGGGTGGCCCGCGAAACCGGCGCGAGTGTGACTCTGAcctggaacagcagcagcagcggcagcataCAGGAGTCTGCTGTGACTGTGCTGTATTCTAAGTCTGGTGAGAAGGACCTGCTGCTAGTAGATGCAGACTACGGCAAGAACCAGGCGACCATAAATGGCCTGGAGCCCGGCAGTCAGTATGTGGCATGTGTCTGTCCAAAAGGAGTGGGGCCCCGAGAGGATCAGTGTATCACCTTCTCTACCAACAGAGTGGAAGGGCAGGACTCACAGTGGTCATTGCTCATCGTGGTGACCAGCACTGCCTGTGTTATAGTCGTGCccctaatttgttttttattgtataaAGTCTGCAAACTGCAGTGCACGTCAGACCCTTTCTGGGAAGAGGATTTGTCAAAAGAGACGTATATCCAATTTGAGACGCTGTCACCCAGGTCACAGAGTATTGGGGAGCTCTGGACACGGAGGCACAAAGATGATGGGGAAAAATTGCTGCTATGCTCCAGGTCCAGTGTGGACTCTCAGATGAATCCTAAAAGCGATGGCCGTAGAGCCGGGTTTTACTGCTGA